The following are encoded in a window of Bos indicus isolate NIAB-ARS_2022 breed Sahiwal x Tharparkar chromosome 21, NIAB-ARS_B.indTharparkar_mat_pri_1.0, whole genome shotgun sequence genomic DNA:
- the LOC139178325 gene encoding uncharacterized protein, giving the protein MQRKRKGQLRPGRSQKPFQGLCLVLGGATRPPGKYLLSGRLEAGWTRACEGGGFKGWRDSVRSTLAGTDLCTGPRGVGAQGLQRRPGPGARLGNLARPFFWTPSLPLRASARCRKIFINLSAVPVLRAITCGVPLLAPAGSGKRCGEGTGIWLLQRPPPDPGATGCAGSGDPPALQHGPTSRAAPPRACFPVLQVSDDRRWDGSAKGNQRLGLYKSIQDT; this is encoded by the exons atgcagagaaaaaggaagggtCAGTTGAG GCCGGGAAGAAGCCAAAAGCCCTTCCAAGGGCTCTGTCTAGTTCTCGGAGGAGCGACCCGTCCTCCGGGTAAATATTTACTCAGTGGGAGACTGGAAGCTGGCTGGACACGAGCTTGTGAAGGAGGGGGCTTCAAGGGGTGGAGAGACTCCGTACGCTCTACACTGGCGGGGACAGACCTGTGCACGGGCCCGAGGGGAGTCGGGGCCCAGGGACTTCAGAGACGGCCGGGTCCCGGCGCGCGGCTGGGGAACTTAGCGCGCCCCTTTTTCTGGACTCCTTCCCTGCCCTTGCGGGCCTCGGCCAGATGCCGTAAAATCTTCATAAATCTGTCAGCGGTCCCAGTGCTTCGGGCGATCACCTGCGGCGTGCCCCTCCTGGCACCAGCGGGGTCTGGGAAGAGATGCGGGGAAGGAACTGGAATCTGGCTCCTTCAGAGGCCGCCCCCGGACCCAGGCGCCACAGGCTGTGCGGGGAGTGGGGACCCCCCGGCTCTCCAACACGGACCGACGTCCCGGGCGGCTCCGCCTCGCGCCTGCTTCCCGGTCCTGCAGGTCAGCGACGACCGCAGATGGGACGGGAGCGCGAAG